The following proteins come from a genomic window of Enterobacter chengduensis:
- the coaBC gene encoding bifunctional phosphopantothenoylcysteine decarboxylase/phosphopantothenate--cysteine ligase CoaBC, whose translation MSLAGKKIALGVSGGIAAYKAPELVRRLRERGADVRVAITEGGKAFITPLSLQAVSGYPVSDSLLDPAAEAAMGHIELGKWADLVILAPATADLIARVAAGMANDLVSTICLATPAPVAVVPAMNQQMYRNAATQHNLETLASRGLLIWGPDSGSQACGDVGPGRMLDPLTIVDMAAAHFSPVNDLQHLNIMITAGPTREPLDPVRYITNHSSGKMGFAIAAAAARRGANVTLVSGPVSLPTPAFVKRIDVTTALEMEAAVQAHAQRQQIFIGCAAVADYRAETIAEAKIKKQGDELTLKMVKNPDIVAGVAALKNHRPYVVGFAAETNNVEEYARQKRTRKNLDLICANDVSLATQGFNSDSNALHLFWQDGDKVLPLERKELLGQQLLDEIVTRYDEKNRR comes from the coding sequence ATGAGCCTGGCCGGTAAAAAAATCGCTCTTGGCGTGAGCGGCGGCATTGCTGCCTATAAAGCGCCGGAACTGGTGCGTCGTCTGCGCGAGCGCGGAGCAGACGTGCGGGTCGCGATAACCGAAGGCGGTAAAGCCTTTATCACTCCCCTGAGCCTGCAGGCCGTATCAGGATACCCGGTTTCTGACAGCCTGCTCGACCCGGCCGCCGAAGCCGCAATGGGCCATATTGAGCTGGGTAAATGGGCTGACCTGGTTATCCTCGCCCCCGCCACGGCGGATTTAATCGCGCGCGTGGCGGCCGGTATGGCAAACGACCTGGTCTCCACCATTTGTCTGGCCACGCCTGCGCCTGTCGCCGTCGTTCCTGCCATGAACCAGCAGATGTACCGTAACGCGGCTACCCAGCACAATCTGGAGACGCTGGCCTCACGCGGCCTGCTTATCTGGGGTCCGGACAGCGGCAGCCAGGCCTGCGGCGACGTCGGCCCGGGCCGCATGCTTGATCCGCTGACGATTGTTGATATGGCCGCAGCCCATTTTTCGCCTGTCAACGATCTGCAACATCTCAACATCATGATTACCGCGGGCCCCACGCGCGAGCCGCTGGATCCGGTGCGCTACATCACCAACCACAGCTCCGGCAAAATGGGCTTTGCGATTGCCGCCGCCGCCGCAAGACGCGGCGCGAACGTCACGCTGGTGAGCGGCCCAGTATCGCTGCCTACGCCTGCGTTTGTTAAGCGTATCGACGTTACCACCGCGCTGGAGATGGAAGCCGCCGTACAGGCGCATGCCCAACGCCAGCAGATTTTTATCGGCTGTGCGGCCGTGGCAGACTATCGTGCCGAGACGATCGCCGAGGCGAAAATTAAAAAGCAAGGCGATGAATTAACACTAAAAATGGTGAAAAACCCGGACATTGTTGCCGGTGTCGCCGCACTAAAAAACCATCGTCCATACGTTGTTGGGTTTGCCGCAGAAACGAATAATGTGGAAGAATATGCCCGGCAAAAACGTACCCGCAAAAACCTCGATTTGATTTGCGCGAACGACGTATCGCTGGCCACACAAGGATTTAACAGCGACAGCAACGCACTGCACCTTTTCTGGCAGGATGGAGATAAAGTCTTACCGCTTGAGCGCAAGGAACTCCTGGGCCAACAATTACTGGACGAGATCGTTACCCGTTATGATGAAAAAAATCGACGTTAA
- the rph gene encoding ribonuclease PH, which produces MRPSGRSANQVRPVTLTRNYTKHAEGSVLVEFGDTKVLCTASIEEGVPRFLKGQGQGWITAEYGMLPRATHTRNAREAAKGKQGGRTMEIQRLIARALRAAVDLKVLGEFTITLDCDVIQADGGTRTASITGACVALADALNKLVAAGKLKTNPMKGMVAAVSVGIVNGEALCDLEYVEDSAAETDMNVVMTEDGRIIEVQGTAEGEPFTHEELLSLLALARGGIESIVTTQKAALEN; this is translated from the coding sequence ATGCGTCCATCAGGCCGTAGCGCCAATCAGGTGCGTCCCGTCACCCTGACCCGTAACTATACAAAACACGCTGAAGGCTCCGTGCTGGTTGAGTTTGGTGACACTAAAGTGCTGTGCACAGCCTCCATCGAAGAAGGCGTTCCGCGCTTCCTGAAAGGTCAGGGTCAGGGCTGGATCACCGCAGAATACGGCATGCTGCCGCGTGCGACCCATACCCGTAACGCCCGTGAAGCGGCAAAGGGTAAGCAGGGCGGTCGTACCATGGAGATTCAGCGTCTGATCGCGCGTGCGCTGCGCGCCGCCGTTGATCTGAAAGTTCTCGGCGAGTTCACCATCACGCTGGACTGTGACGTGATTCAGGCAGACGGCGGCACGCGTACCGCGTCCATTACCGGTGCCTGCGTGGCGCTGGCGGATGCTCTGAACAAGCTGGTTGCTGCCGGTAAGCTGAAAACCAACCCAATGAAGGGCATGGTTGCGGCGGTTTCCGTGGGTATCGTTAACGGCGAAGCGCTTTGCGATCTGGAATACGTTGAAGATTCCGCAGCCGAAACCGACATGAACGTGGTGATGACCGAAGATGGCCGCATCATTGAGGTGCAGGGCACGGCGGAAGGCGAGCCGTTCACCCACGAAGAGCTTCTCTCCCTGCTGGCGTTGGCCCGAGGGGGAATCGAATCCATTGTAACGACGCAGAAAGCGGCGTTAGAAAATTGA
- the rpmB gene encoding 50S ribosomal protein L28, translated as MSRVCQVTGKRPVTGNNRSHALNATKRRFLPNLHSHRFWVESEKRFVTLRVSAKGMRVIDKKGIDTVLSELRARGEKY; from the coding sequence ATGTCCCGAGTCTGCCAAGTTACTGGCAAGCGTCCGGTGACCGGTAACAACCGTTCCCACGCACTGAACGCGACTAAACGCCGTTTCCTGCCGAACCTGCACTCTCACCGTTTCTGGGTTGAGAGCGAGAAGCGTTTTGTCACCCTGCGCGTATCTGCTAAAGGTATGCGTGTAATCGATAAGAAAGGCATCGATACAGTTCTGTCCGAACTGCGTGCCCGTGGCGAAAAGTACTAA
- the slmA gene encoding nucleoid occlusion factor SlmA — protein MAEKQTAKRNRREEILQSLALMLESSDGSQRITTAKLAASVGVSEAALYRHFPSKTRMFDSLIEFIEDSLITRINLILKDEKDTTARLRLIVLLILGFGERNPGLTRILTGHALMFEQDRLQGRINQLFERIEAQLRQVLREKKMREGEGYSIDETLLASQILAFCEGMLSRFVRSEFKYRPTDDFDARWPLVAAQLQ, from the coding sequence ATGGCAGAAAAACAAACCGCGAAAAGGAATCGTCGCGAAGAAATACTTCAATCTCTGGCTCTGATGCTTGAATCCAGCGATGGCAGTCAACGCATCACCACCGCTAAACTGGCCGCCTCTGTAGGCGTGTCTGAGGCGGCGCTGTACCGTCATTTTCCGAGCAAAACCCGGATGTTCGACAGCCTGATCGAATTTATCGAAGACAGCCTGATCACGCGCATCAACCTGATTCTGAAAGACGAAAAAGACACCACCGCGCGTCTGCGTCTGATTGTGCTGTTAATCCTGGGCTTCGGTGAACGCAATCCGGGCTTAACCCGCATCCTCACCGGCCACGCGCTGATGTTTGAACAGGACAGACTGCAGGGCCGCATTAACCAGCTTTTCGAGCGTATTGAAGCGCAGCTGCGCCAGGTACTGCGCGAGAAGAAAATGCGTGAAGGCGAGGGTTATAGCATTGATGAAACGCTGCTGGCGAGCCAGATACTGGCGTTTTGTGAAGGGATGCTCTCCCGCTTTGTGCGTAGCGAGTTCAAATACCGTCCAACGGACGATTTTGACGCCCGCTGGCCGTTAGTGGCAGCACAATTACAGTAA
- the waaA gene encoding lipid IV(A) 3-deoxy-D-manno-octulosonic acid transferase, whose protein sequence is MELLYTALLYIIQPLVWLRLLLRSRKAPAYRKRWAERYGFCRNKVVPDGILLHSVSVGETLAAIPLVRALRHRYPSLPITVTTMTPTGSERALSAFGKDVQHVYLPYDLPCAMNRFLNTVRPKLVIVMETELWPNMISALHARKIPLVIANARLSERSAKGYGKLGKFMRRLLSKITLIAAQNEEDAARFISLGLKRNQLAVTGSLKFDISVTPELAARAITLRRQWAPRRQVWIATSTHDGEEEIILQAHRKLLEKFPDLLLILVPRHPERFKDAREMVQKGGFSFTLRSSGEIPSGSTQVVIGDTMGELMLLYGIADLAFVGGSLVERGGHNPLEPAAHAIPVLMGPHTFNFKDICAKLQQAEGLITVTDADSVVKEVSTLLTDEDYRLWYGRHAVEVLHQNQGALTRLLQLLQPYLPQRSH, encoded by the coding sequence TTGGAATTGTTGTATACCGCTCTGCTCTACATCATTCAGCCACTGGTGTGGCTGAGACTATTGCTTCGTAGCCGGAAAGCGCCTGCGTATCGTAAACGCTGGGCTGAACGCTATGGCTTCTGCCGCAATAAGGTCGTACCGGACGGTATTTTGCTGCATTCCGTTTCTGTCGGTGAAACGCTGGCGGCGATCCCGCTGGTTCGCGCCCTTCGTCACCGCTACCCGTCGCTGCCGATCACCGTCACCACCATGACGCCAACCGGCTCGGAGCGCGCGTTATCCGCTTTCGGTAAAGACGTGCAGCACGTCTATCTTCCTTACGATCTGCCCTGCGCCATGAATCGTTTCCTGAATACCGTTCGCCCGAAACTGGTGATTGTGATGGAAACCGAACTGTGGCCGAACATGATTTCCGCCCTGCATGCCCGTAAAATCCCGCTGGTGATTGCCAACGCGCGCCTGTCAGAACGCTCGGCGAAAGGGTACGGCAAGCTGGGTAAATTTATGCGCCGCCTGCTCAGCAAGATCACGCTGATTGCCGCGCAGAATGAAGAAGATGCGGCACGCTTTATCTCTCTGGGCCTGAAACGCAACCAGCTTGCGGTAACGGGCAGCCTGAAATTTGATATTTCCGTTACCCCTGAACTCGCCGCCCGCGCGATCACGCTGCGTCGCCAGTGGGCCCCGCGTCGTCAGGTCTGGATTGCCACCAGCACCCATGACGGTGAAGAAGAGATCATCCTGCAGGCTCACCGCAAGCTGCTGGAAAAATTCCCTGATTTACTGCTGATCCTCGTGCCTCGTCATCCGGAGCGTTTTAAAGATGCCCGTGAAATGGTCCAGAAAGGCGGCTTCAGCTTCACCTTGCGCAGCAGCGGTGAGATCCCTTCCGGCAGCACCCAGGTGGTGATTGGCGATACGATGGGCGAACTGATGCTGCTGTACGGCATTGCTGACCTCGCGTTTGTCGGCGGCAGCCTGGTCGAACGCGGCGGTCATAACCCGCTCGAGCCGGCAGCTCACGCCATTCCGGTGCTGATGGGGCCGCACACGTTTAACTTCAAAGATATCTGCGCGAAATTACAGCAGGCGGAGGGTTTAATTACCGTGACCGATGCGGATTCGGTGGTTAAAGAGGTTTCGACCCTGCTGACTGACGAAGATTATCGCCTGTGGTACGGCCGCCATGCCGTTGAAGTGCTGCACCAGAATCAGGGCGCGCTCACCCGTCTTTTGCAGCTTCTGCAACCTTACCTGCCCCAGCGGAGCCACTGA
- a CDS encoding YicC/YloC family endoribonuclease: MIRSMTAYARREIKGSWGSATWEMRSVNQRYLETYFRMPEQFRSLEPVVRERIRTRLTRGKVECNLRFEPDASAQGELILNEKLAKQLVNAANWVKMQSDEGEINPVDILRWPGVMAAGEQDLDAIAAEILAALDGTLDDFIVARETEGQALKAMIEQRLEGVSAEVAKVRTHMPEVLQWQRERLVAKLEEAEVQLENTRLEQELVLMAQRIDVAEELDRLEAHVKETYNILKKKEAVGRRLDFMMQEFNRESNTLASKSINAEVTNSAIELKVLIEQMREQIQNIE; encoded by the coding sequence ATGATCCGCAGTATGACCGCCTACGCCCGGCGTGAAATCAAGGGTAGCTGGGGTAGCGCCACATGGGAAATGCGCTCGGTAAACCAGCGTTACCTGGAAACGTATTTCCGTATGCCGGAGCAGTTTCGCAGCCTTGAGCCTGTTGTACGTGAACGTATCCGTACACGTCTGACGCGCGGGAAAGTGGAATGTAACCTGCGCTTTGAGCCCGATGCCAGCGCGCAGGGCGAACTCATCCTCAATGAAAAACTGGCGAAACAGCTCGTCAATGCGGCGAACTGGGTGAAAATGCAGAGCGACGAAGGCGAAATCAACCCGGTTGATATTCTGCGCTGGCCTGGCGTTATGGCCGCCGGTGAGCAGGATCTGGACGCCATTGCCGCTGAAATCCTGGCAGCCCTCGACGGCACGCTGGACGACTTTATCGTTGCCCGCGAAACCGAAGGCCAGGCGCTGAAAGCGATGATTGAGCAGCGTCTTGAAGGCGTGAGCGCCGAAGTGGCCAAAGTCCGCACCCATATGCCAGAAGTGCTGCAATGGCAGCGCGAGCGCCTTGTCGCCAAACTGGAAGAAGCGGAAGTTCAGCTGGAAAATACCCGTCTGGAACAAGAGCTGGTGCTGATGGCGCAGCGTATTGATGTCGCTGAAGAGCTGGACCGTCTGGAAGCGCACGTCAAAGAGACCTACAACATTCTGAAGAAGAAAGAAGCTGTCGGCCGCCGTCTGGACTTTATGATGCAGGAGTTCAATCGCGAGTCGAACACCCTGGCGTCTAAGTCGATCAATGCAGAAGTGACCAATTCAGCGATTGAGCTGAAAGTGCTGATTGAGCAGATGCGCGAGCAGATCCAGAACATTGAGTAA
- the mutM gene encoding bifunctional DNA-formamidopyrimidine glycosylase/DNA-(apurinic or apyrimidinic site) lyase, with the protein MPELPEVETSRRGIEPHLVGATILHAVVRNGRLRWPVSDEIHALSDKPVLSVQRRAKYLLLELPDGWIIIHLGMSGSLRILTEELPAEKHDHVDLVMSNGKVLRYTDPRRFGAWLWTKELEGHNVLAHLGPEPLSDAFNAEYLKAKCAKKKSPIKPWLMDNKLVVGVGNIYASESLFAAGIHPDRLASSLSAQECELLVRVIKAVLLRSIEQGGTTLKDFLQSDGKPGYFAQELQVYGRKGEPCRVCGTPVIATKHAQRATFYCRQCQK; encoded by the coding sequence ATGCCTGAATTACCTGAGGTAGAAACCAGCCGTCGCGGCATTGAGCCCCATCTGGTCGGCGCGACGATTCTTCACGCGGTTGTCCGTAACGGACGTTTGCGCTGGCCGGTGTCCGATGAGATCCACGCGTTAAGTGACAAACCTGTTCTTAGCGTGCAGCGCCGCGCGAAATATCTGCTGCTGGAGCTGCCCGACGGCTGGATTATTATCCATCTGGGGATGTCCGGGAGCCTGCGCATCCTTACCGAAGAACTACCCGCGGAAAAGCACGACCACGTCGATCTGGTGATGAGCAACGGCAAAGTGCTCCGTTACACCGACCCACGGCGCTTTGGCGCGTGGCTGTGGACGAAAGAGCTGGAAGGCCATAACGTGCTGGCGCATCTGGGCCCTGAACCGCTCTCAGACGCGTTTAACGCGGAATACCTGAAAGCGAAGTGCGCGAAGAAGAAAAGCCCGATTAAGCCCTGGCTGATGGATAACAAACTGGTGGTCGGCGTGGGGAATATCTATGCCAGCGAATCGCTGTTTGCGGCCGGGATCCATCCCGATCGGCTGGCCTCTTCGCTGTCGGCGCAGGAGTGCGAGCTGCTGGTTCGGGTGATAAAAGCCGTATTGCTGCGCTCAATTGAGCAGGGCGGGACTACGCTGAAGGACTTCCTGCAAAGTGACGGCAAGCCGGGCTATTTCGCCCAGGAGCTGCAGGTGTATGGCCGTAAAGGCGAACCGTGCCGAGTCTGCGGCACGCCAGTTATTGCCACGAAGCACGCCCAGCGCGCCACGTTCTACTGCCGTCAGTGCCAGAAATAG
- a CDS encoding glycosyltransferase family 2 protein, whose amino-acid sequence MSTRLSVVMIAKNAADLLPDCLASVAWADEIVILDSGSTDNTVDVARAAGAKVFTNTDWQGYGTQRQRAQGFASGDYVLVLDTDERVTPELQQAIQAVLSSPQPGAVYSIARRNYFLGRFMRHSGWYPDRVMRLYERERYQYNNNLVHESLSCDSAQVIPLTGDLLHLTCRDFASFQRKQLNYATAWAQERHQRGKKASLTGIFTHTLGAFLKTLLLRGGVLDGKQGWLLAVVNAQYTFNKYTELWALCRGYSEKT is encoded by the coding sequence ATGTCAACGCGTCTGTCGGTCGTGATGATCGCCAAAAACGCCGCCGACCTGCTTCCGGACTGCCTGGCCTCCGTTGCCTGGGCTGACGAGATAGTCATTCTTGACTCCGGCAGCACGGACAACACGGTGGACGTTGCCCGCGCAGCGGGTGCAAAGGTCTTTACCAATACGGACTGGCAAGGCTATGGCACCCAGCGCCAGCGCGCGCAGGGTTTTGCTTCCGGTGATTATGTCCTGGTGCTTGATACTGACGAGCGCGTTACGCCAGAACTCCAGCAGGCCATTCAGGCGGTGCTTTCCTCGCCCCAGCCTGGCGCCGTATACAGCATTGCCCGTCGAAACTACTTCCTTGGCCGTTTTATGCGCCACAGCGGCTGGTATCCTGATCGCGTAATGCGCCTCTACGAGCGCGAGCGTTATCAGTACAACAACAATCTGGTCCATGAATCCCTGAGCTGCGATAGCGCCCAGGTCATCCCCCTGACGGGCGATTTGCTGCACCTGACCTGCCGTGATTTCGCGAGCTTCCAGCGCAAACAGCTTAACTATGCCACCGCATGGGCGCAGGAGCGTCACCAGCGCGGCAAGAAGGCCTCGCTGACGGGTATATTCACCCACACGCTGGGCGCGTTTCTGAAAACGCTGCTGCTGCGTGGTGGCGTGCTGGACGGTAAACAGGGATGGTTACTCGCCGTCGTCAATGCCCAGTATACTTTCAACAAATACACCGAGCTGTGGGCGCTCTGCCGCGGCTACTCAGAGAAAACGTGA
- the pyrE gene encoding orotate phosphoribosyltransferase, translating to MKSYQRQFIEFALNKQVLKFGEFTLKSGRKSPYFFNAGLFNTGRDLALLGRFYAEALVDSGIDFDLLFGPAYKGIPIATTTAVALAEHHDRDVPYCFNRKEAKTHGEGGNLVGSALQGRVMLVDDVITAGTAIRESMEIIQANGATLAGVLISLDRQERGRGEISAIQEVERDYGCKVTSIITLKDLIAYLEEKPEMADHLAAVRAYREAFGV from the coding sequence ATGAAATCGTATCAGCGCCAGTTTATTGAGTTTGCGCTTAACAAGCAGGTACTTAAGTTTGGCGAATTTACGCTGAAATCCGGGCGCAAGAGTCCCTATTTCTTCAACGCCGGGCTGTTTAATACCGGGCGCGATCTGGCATTGTTAGGCCGTTTCTATGCCGAAGCGCTGGTGGATTCCGGGATTGATTTTGACCTGCTGTTTGGCCCGGCCTATAAAGGCATTCCGATTGCGACCACCACCGCGGTGGCGCTGGCGGAGCACCATGACCGCGACGTGCCGTACTGCTTCAACCGCAAAGAGGCCAAAACCCACGGTGAAGGCGGGAATCTGGTCGGCAGCGCGCTGCAGGGCCGCGTCATGCTGGTGGACGATGTGATCACCGCGGGCACGGCAATCCGTGAATCGATGGAGATTATCCAGGCCAACGGTGCGACGCTGGCTGGCGTGCTGATTTCACTGGATCGCCAGGAGCGTGGTCGCGGAGAAATTTCCGCTATTCAGGAAGTCGAACGCGATTACGGCTGCAAAGTGACGTCGATTATCACCCTGAAAGATCTGATTGCGTATCTGGAAGAGAAGCCGGAGATGGCGGACCATCTGGCGGCGGTACGTGCATACCGGGAAGCGTTCGGGGTTTAA
- the dut gene encoding dUTP diphosphatase: MMKKIDVKILDPRVGEQFPLPTYATSGSAGLDLRACLDDAVELAPGATTLVPTGLAIHIADPSLAAVILPRSGLGHKHGVVLGNLVGLIDSDYQGQLMVSVWNRGQDSFTIEPGERIAQMVFVPVVQAEFNLVADFDATDRGEGGFGHSGRK; encoded by the coding sequence ATGATGAAAAAAATCGACGTTAAGATTCTGGACCCGCGTGTTGGCGAGCAATTCCCGCTGCCAACCTATGCCACCTCCGGCTCTGCCGGTCTTGACCTGCGCGCCTGTCTCGATGACGCCGTAGAGCTGGCGCCGGGCGCCACTACCCTGGTGCCAACGGGCCTGGCGATTCACATTGCTGACCCGTCACTGGCAGCGGTGATCCTGCCGCGTTCTGGCCTGGGTCATAAGCACGGCGTGGTGCTGGGTAACCTGGTCGGCCTGATCGACTCCGACTACCAGGGTCAGCTGATGGTCTCCGTCTGGAACCGTGGCCAGGACAGCTTCACCATTGAACCGGGCGAGCGTATCGCACAGATGGTCTTTGTACCGGTGGTACAGGCAGAATTTAACCTGGTGGCAGACTTTGACGCCACCGACCGTGGCGAAGGCGGCTTCGGCCATTCCGGGCGCAAATAA
- a CDS encoding tyrosine-type recombinase/integrase, producing MAKMTDIQIKAWIRADERFEARSDGNGLSLCFPKKYAAPFWRFRYRFSGKQRVMGIGSYAELSLAKARETAKELSARVALGYDVAGEKQERKADALKKIESEKHALRVSQLASEYFERQILKRWKHPDILRRRIEKDINPNIGNLRIEDVRPYHIDDMLQKILQRGAPTVANDVLRWTRRIFDYGIKRHMLAANPASAFDISDAGGQEQSRERWLSREELVQLFQVMPLTKGFSRQNELTMKLILALCCRKMELCGARWSEFDLDEGVWHLPAERVKNGDGIDIPLAVPVVGWIKELKIMAGNSEWVLPARKMQHRMIPHIQESTLPVALAKIRSNMPDVPNFTIHDFRRTARSHLAALGVDPVIAERCLNHKIKGVEGIYNRYQYFEERKQALTVWAELLTTLEKGNNYNVEPIRKEIA from the coding sequence ATGGCAAAAATGACAGACATACAAATCAAGGCATGGATCAGAGCTGACGAACGCTTCGAAGCAAGGTCAGATGGCAATGGTTTATCTCTCTGTTTTCCAAAGAAATATGCTGCTCCATTCTGGCGTTTTCGCTATCGTTTCTCTGGAAAACAGCGGGTAATGGGTATCGGTTCCTATGCTGAACTCTCACTAGCAAAAGCGCGAGAGACCGCCAAAGAACTCTCTGCACGTGTAGCATTGGGTTATGACGTTGCCGGAGAGAAGCAAGAACGAAAAGCTGACGCCCTCAAAAAAATAGAGTCTGAAAAACATGCACTTCGGGTATCCCAATTAGCCAGCGAATATTTTGAACGCCAGATACTTAAACGCTGGAAGCACCCCGACATACTGCGCCGCCGAATCGAAAAAGATATAAATCCAAACATAGGCAACCTGCGAATAGAGGACGTTCGCCCCTATCATATTGATGATATGTTGCAAAAGATCCTTCAACGAGGTGCGCCTACCGTTGCCAATGACGTCCTCAGATGGACTCGACGGATCTTTGATTATGGAATCAAGCGGCACATGCTGGCTGCTAATCCAGCAAGTGCATTTGACATCTCTGATGCCGGAGGACAAGAACAAAGCCGTGAACGCTGGTTAAGCCGAGAAGAGCTGGTACAGCTTTTTCAGGTAATGCCTTTGACCAAAGGGTTTTCCCGTCAAAATGAACTAACAATGAAGCTCATTTTAGCCCTATGCTGCCGTAAGATGGAATTGTGTGGTGCCAGATGGTCAGAATTTGATCTGGATGAAGGCGTCTGGCATTTACCTGCTGAGCGCGTTAAAAACGGCGATGGGATTGATATCCCGCTGGCTGTACCCGTTGTTGGCTGGATTAAAGAATTAAAAATCATGGCCGGCAACAGTGAATGGGTTCTCCCAGCAAGAAAAATGCAACACCGCATGATTCCTCATATTCAGGAAAGTACATTACCAGTAGCGTTGGCTAAAATAAGATCAAATATGCCAGATGTGCCAAATTTCACGATTCATGATTTTCGGCGAACAGCCCGCTCCCATTTAGCTGCGCTGGGGGTAGATCCGGTGATAGCAGAACGCTGCTTAAATCATAAAATCAAAGGCGTTGAAGGCATATATAATCGCTATCAATACTTTGAAGAACGTAAGCAAGCTTTGACTGTATGGGCTGAGCTACTTACAACATTGGAAAAGGGTAATAATTACAACGTAGAACCAATAAGAAAAGAAATAGCGTAA
- the coaD gene encoding pantetheine-phosphate adenylyltransferase codes for MSTKAIYPGTFDPITNGHLDIITRAACMFDKVILAIAASPSKKPMFDLNERVKLATDAISHLPNVEVVGFSDLMANFARAQQANILIRGLRAVADFEYEMQLAHMNRHLMPELESVFLMPSKEWSFISSTLVKEVARHHGDVTHFLPANVHQALMEKLK; via the coding sequence ATGAGCACAAAAGCGATTTATCCGGGTACCTTCGATCCGATCACCAACGGTCATCTTGATATCATCACACGTGCGGCGTGCATGTTCGATAAGGTGATCCTGGCGATTGCCGCCAGCCCCAGCAAAAAGCCGATGTTTGACCTCAACGAGCGCGTAAAGCTCGCCACCGATGCCATTTCGCATCTGCCGAACGTTGAGGTGGTCGGGTTTAGCGATCTGATGGCTAACTTCGCCCGCGCCCAGCAGGCCAATATTCTGATTCGGGGTTTACGCGCGGTGGCAGACTTCGAATATGAGATGCAGCTGGCGCACATGAACCGCCACCTGATGCCGGAGCTGGAGAGCGTGTTCCTGATGCCCTCCAAAGAGTGGTCGTTTATCTCTTCCACGCTGGTAAAAGAGGTGGCGCGCCATCACGGCGATGTTACTCATTTCCTGCCGGCTAACGTCCACCAGGCGTTGATGGAAAAGCTAAAGTAG
- the radC gene encoding RadC family protein has protein sequence MEEEDELLLPREKLLRYGVTLLKDDELLALFLRTGTPGKTVFTLAKELILHFGSLYGLLTADLAQFKHVEGIGVAKYAQLRGIAELARRFYNVRMEEEDPILTPAMTREFVQSQLTDIEREIFMVIFVDNRNRVLKHSCLFAGTLSHVEVHPREIVREAIKVNAAGVILAHNHPSGCAEPSRADKEITERIIKCCQFMDIRVLDHLIIGRGEYLSFAEHGWI, from the coding sequence ATGGAAGAAGAGGATGAGCTGCTGCTACCGCGCGAAAAACTACTGCGTTATGGCGTCACCCTGTTGAAAGACGATGAACTGCTGGCGCTCTTTTTGCGTACCGGAACGCCCGGAAAAACGGTGTTCACGCTGGCAAAAGAGCTGATATTACATTTTGGTTCGCTGTACGGTTTACTGACCGCCGATCTGGCGCAGTTTAAGCACGTTGAGGGGATCGGCGTGGCGAAATATGCCCAGTTGAGGGGCATTGCAGAACTTGCCCGCCGTTTTTACAATGTCCGCATGGAGGAGGAAGATCCGATCCTGACGCCCGCGATGACGCGCGAATTTGTGCAAAGCCAGTTAACCGATATTGAACGCGAGATCTTTATGGTGATCTTTGTCGATAACAGAAACCGGGTGCTGAAACATAGCTGTCTCTTTGCGGGCACATTGAGCCACGTTGAGGTGCATCCGCGTGAAATTGTGCGCGAAGCGATAAAAGTGAATGCAGCGGGCGTGATCCTCGCGCATAATCACCCCTCTGGCTGTGCAGAACCGAGCAGAGCTGACAAAGAAATCACCGAGCGCATTATAAAATGCTGTCAATTCATGGACATTCGTGTGCTGGACCATCTGATAATTGGCCGCGGAGAGTACCTTTCTTTTGCAGAACATGGCTGGATTTAG
- the rpmG gene encoding 50S ribosomal protein L33 produces MAKGIREKIKLVSSAGTGHFYTTTKNKRTKPEKLELKKFDPVVRQHVLYKEAKIK; encoded by the coding sequence ATGGCTAAAGGTATTCGCGAGAAAATCAAGCTGGTTTCTTCTGCTGGTACAGGTCACTTCTACACCACCACGAAGAACAAACGTACTAAGCCGGAAAAACTGGAACTGAAAAAATTCGATCCAGTTGTACGCCAGCACGTACTGTACAAAGAAGCTAAAATCAAATAA